Genomic segment of Mucilaginibacter sabulilitoris:
ATACAGATCTGGGGGTAATTCATAACTCTCCCTGGTATAAATATACATATCAGCATTTTTTGCCTTTAACAGATTGTTATAACTCATGGAAAGCATGGAAACTTTTTCGGGAATGGCCCTGCTTTCCGGATATTTGGTGAAATATCCCCACTGTTTATTTACCTCATTTTGAGCCTGCAGCCACATCACTTTTTTGGCCGGAATGAATTTTTGTTCCGGATCGGCAGCATCATAACGGATAATTAGCTTGTTTTTACGGCCCATGCCGTTGGTGAAATTGGTGGCGATACCAGTCGCAGGATCAATACTCCATATATCATAACGGTCATATATCAACACCGATTTATCACCCTGAACCCAGCCGGCCAGTCCATAATTTGGCGCATAGTCGGGTACATCATTTAATTCATCACCCATTTTGGTACCAACAGCGCCTGTTAAGTTTGTTTTTTTACCGGTAGCAATGGTATAGCAAAACCAGTTTTGTTTTTCCTGATCGAACCAGATGACATATTTGCCGCCGGGAGAGATGTGATACCGGGCTCTCGTACTCGCGTTAATAAGCCGTTTATTGCCACTTTTGGTATCTATTAAATATGCCTGCTGTTTGGTGCCACCTTCCCATTGGGCCTGTACACGGGCCCCTGTATCGGTAACACCTAATACATAGCGGGCATCTTTATTACATGCTACCTGTATGTCCTGTATAGCCTTGCTGCCAAGCTGCAATGGCGCGGGTACGGTTTCGTTGAGTTTTATGACGGCAAGATAACTGCGCTTTAATTCGGTTTGCAAATTTTTAAGCTGTTGTGGCTGCAGGTAATCGTCTTTATAATTCCATATATCGAGTTTGGCGACCTCAAAATCAACAATAGTGGTATCGGCTGGTTTGGGAATAGGGGCGGTGCCGAAAAATAAATTATTGCCGCTTTTACTAAAATAAACTTTTCCGTCACCGCTTACGGCCCATTGTTGAGGCATGCCTCTTAACCCGGTGGCGGCAATAACTTCGGCGCTGTCATAAGGGGTATTGTAATAATATAATTTAAAAGGTTTAACCAGCGCTTTTTCCGGATTTTTCTCGGCAGTAAAAGCTACTTGTTTGTCGTTATCATCAATGGTGATATTGCGGTAATTGCCCCTTCCCGTGCCTATCGGTTTCACCGTATTTTTATCAATATCATAAACATACATGCCAGACTTTATATCCTTTTGCTTTTCCGGCGCGGTAACCGCAAAAGCCAATAGTTTTCCATTTTTACTTAACTGGTAATCGGTAACATATTTAAATGTGCGGGAGGTTTTGCCTGATAGTTTACTCACAGTCAGGTCGGAACCTTCATGTGTTGGCGGGGCAATAATAGCGCTAACTGCCTTTTTTGAGGTATCATTAGCCGCACTTTTCTTTACTGTATCAGCTGCTGCAAGGTATGCCACAACGCTTGCGCACGAAGCCAGTTTGAACGAACGGATAGCGGGTATCTTAGTTACAGATTTTGAACCAAGTGCAACAATGACCAGGGTATCTTTAGGAAAATCGGCCTGCTTTTTCTTTTTGATCTTCGCTTCGCGGATTGCTTTATAAAAAGGTCTGATCAGGAGTACCGCAAACCGCGAGTCACTGGTAAAACTGGCGGTATCGGCGCGTTCAATTCTTAACTTATTGGCGTTATGGCTGTTGGTGATAAATAGTTCGGCATCACCTTGCTGGGGTTTTACGGTATATAATATCCATTTGCCATCGTCACTTATACGCTGGTTGCTGATGCTTTGCCAGCCGTCAAAAACGGTTTGATCTAAGGGCTTTTTACTTGCTTTTTGTGCGAATGCATTTACGCAGATAGCCAATGAAAACAACAATAGCAGGAATTTAAGCATACCTATTAATTAAAAATTAAATATGCTAAAAAGAGCGCGCTTATAAAAATTGCCTGATGAGAAAATATAAGGAGAGAAGGGGAGTGAGAAAAAAATTAAAGGCGAAGATTCAGATAGTTTCCCTTCGCCTTTAAATTCAAAATTATATCATCTCTTTATTTAGAGCTTTAATGGCTTCTTTAAAATCCTCGCGCGCTACCAGGAACTGAATGTTCACTTTACGTAAGGCAAAGCCACAGCTTTTTATGTTGATGCCTTTTTTTGCCAGAGCGGTTGCCGAGCGGGCAAGCAAGCCGGGCTGATCCATATTGGAACCGATGAGGCAAACCATGGCCATTTTTTCTACAGTTACCTTTTCAAAATCGTTTTCGAGCTCCTGTATCAGTTTTTTATTGAAATCCTTGTCCCATATCACAATAGAAATACTGTTGGCGCTGGTGGCCTTAAATGTATAGCTCACGCCAAATTTGTAAAACAATTGCATGATATGGAAATCGGTACCCACATTGCCAACCATAGAGGGGTCATAAATATCAATCATTAGCACCCTTTCGGTACCGGTAATCACTTCAACCCGTTTTTTATCGCAGATGTATTCGCGCGTGATCAGTGTGCCCGGGTGTTCGGGCTGGAATGTATTTTTGATACGCAGGTCAATGTCATTAATTTCCAATGGTTTTGACGCTTTTGGATGGATAGCCTCCATACCAACATCGGCCAACTGATCGGCCACATCATAATTGGTATTACCAACCGGGAAACAATTATCTACCCCCACCAGCTCAGGGTCGGCAGTGCATAAATGATATTCTTTATGGATGATTGCTTCCTGCGGTTTTACAGCCACAGCTATCTTACTAAAGGTAACCTCAGAATATCCGCGGTCAAACTCACGCATAATACCCTCGGTACCTTTAGTATAACCTGTTACAATGGTAATGGTGTTTTCAAAATCAATATGCTGCAGGTCTTTTTTTATACGCTGGTCAATTGTAAACGAACGATGATCATGAAAGCCGCTCAGATCAACAAAGGTGGCATTGATACCCATATTTTGGAGGATATTGGTAAAGTTAAAGGCCGAATGGCTTTCACCAATAGATGCCAGGATTTCGCGGGCAGCCAGCAAGATGTCTTCTTTATTAACATACCCGGAAGTCAAAATACTGGCTATATTTTCAAGATAAGTTTGAGCATCTTTTAAACGCTGCTCAATAAATTTATCGGCTTCGGCTAAATCAAGACCCAGGCTTTCGTAACTTTTATTGATCTGCTTTAGTTTTGTAATAAGATCTTTAAGTGGTTTGTGAAAATCCTTAAAGTTAGCCAACTTATGGTAAACACCGGGTGCACCGGTTTTTTTGTTCTCGAGCAAAAGATTTGTTACTCCCGAAAAGGCAGATACCACAAAAATACGATTATACAGTTGTTGCCCTGTACGTTCAAATTGAATGATGTTTTTTATAACATCGTTTAAGGCGGTCATGGATGTACCACCGATTTTTTCGACTGTTAACATTTTTTAAATAGACGCTTAAAAGCGTATGTGCCAAAGTTGTGCCATCTGTTAAATAATGGTCTTTTAATTAAAATGGCTTTTTAAATATTTGGTAATTAGGTTATTGTTGTAATTTCTATTTGATAGCCTGTATATCAATATGATATGCAGGCTATCAAAATAAGCATATTTATTCCTTTTTATAAAGGTCACCCGCTTTTTCGGCCGAAAGCCTGATACCTTTTATCATGGCCGAGCTAAAACCGTGGTGTTCCATTTCATTTAAACCAGCAATGGTACAACCGCTTGGCGAGGTAACCTTATCAATTTCCTGTTCGGGGTGCGATGACAGTTGCAGCAGTAGGTCGGCGGCGCCCTTAGCCGTTTGCGCGGCCATTTTTAAGGCATCATGTGCATGGAAACCTATTTCAGTACCGCCTTGTGATGCTGCGCGGATGGAGCGCAGGAAAAACGCTATGCCGCAGGCACAAAGCGCTGTGGCCGACGTCATCAATTCCTCATTGATCTGTATGCTTACACCTACAGTATCAAACATTGATTTAACAAGGTTTATGTTTTTATTAGTACCATTATCGGTAGCAATGCAAGTCATGGATTGGCCGATGGCGATGGCTGTATTAGGCATTGCCCGAATTACTTGTACATTAAGATCAAGCTGCTGGCGGATATCGTTGCAGCTAACGCCTGATATAACGGATATTAGCAATTGTTTTTCGGCTTTAATGGCAGGCCTTATTTCGTCAAGCAGTTTGTTGAGTTGCTGGGGTAATACAGCTAAAACAATAATGTCGGCTTTTCTTACCGCTTTAATATTATTATCGGTAGTGTGATAACCTTCCTGTGAGTATTCCGCTAACGCAGCTACATTTCTGCGTGTAAGGCTAATTTGCTGAGGCTTGCAGATGTTTGCTTTAACTAACCCTTTGGCTAAGGACAGCCCGATGTTGCCAGAGCCTAATATGGCTAAATGCTGTGATGAATTCATGCGTTTTTACTTAAACGTGTTCCAAATGGTTGATTATTTTTTAATTGACCCAGATCGTCGGACTTGCCAATGATAACAGCCTTTACACCACATGAAATGGCGGTAAAGGCATTGTCTAACTTAGGCAGCATGCCACTGTGTATAATACGACGGGTTTTAAGTTCTTCATAATGTTCCGGATCAATTTCCCTGATCAGTGAGTCTTCGTCATTAATATCAAGGAGTACGCCCTTTTTCTCAAAACAATAAATGAGCGTGGTTTCATAAATTGAAGACAATGACACAGCCAGCGCAGAAGCAATGGTATCGGCATTGGTGTTGAGTAATTGACCCTCGCCATCATGCGTTAACGCGCAAAAAACAGGGGTAAAGCCAGCTTCCATTAAGCGGCTTATATTTTGCGGATTGATGGATTGTTCGTCCATATCACCCACAAAACCGTAGTCAATGGTTTTTACCGGGCGCTTTTTGGCGCGGATAAAATTACCGTCGGCCCCCGTCAAACCTATGGCATTGTTGCCGAAGCGTTGCAATTGCGCAACTATATTTTTATTAATAAGGCCACCATATACCATGGTAACCACCCTTAAAGTTTCAATATCTGTAATACGACGGCCGTCAACCAGCTTAGCCTCAATACCCAATTCTTCAGCAATTTGAGTTGCTACCTTGCCGCCGCCATGTACTAATATCTTGTAACCATCAAGCCCTTCAAAATCTTTTAGAAAATGATACAGATTTTCGGAATTATCAATAACATTTCCGCCAATTTTTATAACGTGCAGGCTTTTCTTCTTCAATAATTGGGTGGAATTTGCCAAAACCGTATCAATTTTATTCATTCTTAACAATAATATAACCAGATAAATGCTAAATATCCATTAAACCAAACAGAAATCTGTTAAAAATATGAATTTATGGGATATTTTGTTTAAAAAATGTTAAAAAATGATTAAAGTATTATACTTGTAACTTTACAATTTGATTATGAAATAATTAGTATTATTGAAAATCTAAGGCATTAAACTTGTTGTAAAATTTTCCTATGGATCAAAAAAAAAGTAGTAAGCCCCGTGTGGTAATTATCGGGGGGGGATTTGGAGGACTTCAGGTAGCTAAAAACCTTAAAAATGCACCTGTGGATGTGCTTTTATTGGATAAGCATAACTATCATACCTTTCAGCCGCTACTTTACCAGGTGGCCGCGGGCAGTATAGCTGCCGATTCAATAGGTTTCCCGATACGACGGATATTTACAAAACAGCACAATTTCAGATTTGCGCTGGCAGAAGTACAGCAGGTAAATCCGGAAAACAATACACTTACAACAGATATAGGTACTATTTACTATGATTACCTGATTATCGCTACCGGATCAAACACCAACTTTTTTGGCAATAAAGAAATTGAGCATTTTGCTATGCCAATGAAAAATATCCCCGAGGCGTTAAACTTACGCAGCCTGATCCTGCAAAACCTTGAAAAGTCCCTGGTTTCTAAAGATCCGGAAGAAAAGGCGGCTTTAATGACCTTCGTGGTAGTGGGTGGTGGTCCTACAGGTGTAGAACTTTCCGGAGCATTAGCCGAAATGCGGCAGCTGATACTCATGAAAGACTATCATGGGTTAAGAAAACATAACATGAAGGTCTACCTGGTTGAAGGTAAGCCTGAATTGCTGGCCGCATTTTCACCGGCTGCTTCAACCAAGGCCAAAAAGTTTTTGACGGATATGGACGTAACCATATTTAACGGTGTGCATGTACAAAGCTATGACGGCATCGAGCTTAAGATTGACGATGGCACAACTATTTTAACCCGCAATGTATTGTGGGCCGCGGGGGTAAAAGGGGAGGTTCCAGCGGGAATACCAGAAACCAACATTACCAAAGGGCAACGTATACAAACAGACGAAATTGGAAAGGTAAAGGGATACTCCAACATTTTCGCTATTGGCGATGTAGCGGCCGTAATAACAACCGAAACTCCCAACGGGCATCCTGGCGTGGCACAGGTGGCGATACAACAAGGTAAACATCTTGCTAAAAATCTTATTCGGACACTTAACGGTGAACCTACCATCCCTTTTAAATATAATGATAAAGGGTCACTTGCCACTATTGGACGTAACAAGGCTGTAGCCGATATTGGTCGGATACACCTTCAGGGGTTTATTGCCTGGGTGATCTGGGGCGTAGTGCACATTATGTCCTTAGCCGGCTTTACCAACAAGGGAACTATATTTTTTAGCTGGGCCATATCCTATTTTACTAAAAACAGCGATAACCGTTTAATAGTACGCTATTTCGACATCGAAACAAGAATGACCGACCCCGAGTCGAGGTGAAAACCTTGGGGTGTAAAACATTGTTAAGCTTATTCCCTTACTAAGTAGGGTTATAAGTATGGAATTATTTGCTATTATTACTTTGCTGGTTATTGTAAGTGCCGTTTTTTCTTATTTAAACGCACGTTTTATCAAACTTCCCGGTACCATAGGGATAGTTTTGATAGCTACGATTTCTTCGATAATTATACTGATTATCGACAGGTCGAACCCCGCCTCTGCAAAGTACCTGACCACGCTTGCTAAAAATATTAATTTTTCAAAGGCGGTGCTCAATATTATGCTGGGTTTCCTGCTATTTTCAACATCATTTAACCTGGACAGCAAGCGGCTTAAGCGCGAAATGCGACCCGTATTTGTATTAAGTACCTTTGGGGTTATTTTGTCAACAGCGATATTCGGTTTGCTTCTGTTTTACCTGGCTCCGATTTTCCATATCCGCATGCCGCTCATTTACTGCCTGTTATTCGGGGCATTGGTATCACCGACGGATCCCGTAGCGGTATCCGCTATCATCAAAAATTCAAAGCTTCCGGCTCATTTAGAGACCATTATTTCGGGCGAATCATTATTTAACGATGGTATTGGGCTTATTTTATTTGTTATTATACTGGAAATAGCAAGAGTAGGCGAGGAAAATATTGAAGTGGCGAAGGTTGTGATATTAATTATCAAAGAGGTTTTAGGGGGAATTGTGGCGGGGGCCATTTTAGGTTACCTGGCCCATCGGCTTATGAAATCAATAACCGATTTTCAGACCATCGTTTTAGTATCACTGGCTTTGGTTATGGGTTTGTCGGTGCTGGCAACTATGCTTCATTTTTCTACACCGCTGGCTGTTGTAACTGCGGGTTTGTTTGCCGGCAGCCACTCTATAAATCAGGATAATAAAGAACGATCGCACGAAGCGCTTGAAAAATTCTGGAAACTGGTAGATGAAATGCTAAATACCATTTTGTTTGTAATGATAGGTTTACAGCTTGTCAACCTGCCTTTTGTAAATAATTATTGGATAACAGGGAGTATTTCTATAGTGATGATATTGATAGCCCGCTGGCTGAGCATTATGTTGCCGCTCACATTTTTACGCCGATCATTAAAGGTAAATTACAGCAATATCAATGTCATGACCTGGGCAGGCCTGCGCGGAGGCATCTCGATAGCGTTGGCATTGTCATTGCCTGACACACCTTACCGGCATTTGATACTGTCCGGCAGTTACTTTATCGTAATATTTTCGGTGATAGTACAGGGGCTAAGCCTTAATGCAATGATTAACAAAACATCGAAAACTATTGATTAGTCTTCATGTATTTAGCTATCTCATTTTCAGATTGATCTGCGCTATTACTTAAAGTCTTAATGATATTCTCTCTTTCCTGAGCGGAGCGGTTTTGGCTCAGTTTCTTTTTCGCTTGCAGGTCATCAACGGTTATTTCAAATGCAACTATACCTTTCATCATTTTTTGCTTGTAGTCGTCGGGTAAGCCATTCCATTGTTGCAGGTAACCGGCCTCGTACGTGTTTATGGTATGGGCTAATAGGTCGGCAGTTTTTTGTTGTTCATCAAGCAAAGTTGCCTTACCATACGCGTGAACAGCTAAATAGTTCCAGGTGGGTACGTTGGTTTCCTTTTCGTAATTGGCCGGCGAGATATAAGCATGTGGTTCGGTAAAAATAACCAGCACACTTTTATTCAGAATTTGGGATGCCTGTGGATTTGCTTTTGCAAAATGCGATGACAATATAATCTTGCCATCGCGCTGTGTTACCAAAAAGGGGAGATGAGTTGCAACCGGTACATCATCAACCGACGTTACTATAGTGGCAAAACTATAGCGCTGCATAAAGCTGATGGCTTCCTGCTCATTGTCGAATTTATTGAATGATGGTATGTACATGGTTAAAGAGCCAAGACTTTTAGATTCAGGAAACAAGAAAAAACAATAGCTTGATTACAAACTCTCCAGCATTTGTTTTAATACCGCCTGCGCGGCCCAAACGCGGTTGCCTGCTTCATGTATTACTATCGCATTCGGCCCGTCCAGTATTTCATCAGAAAGCTCCAGGTTACGGCGAACCGGCAGGCAGTGCATTACTTTGGCATCGTTGGTTATCTTCAGCTTTTCGTTTGTGAGCATCCATTCTTCATTTTTACCGAGAATGTTACCATAAGGCTCATAAGCCGACCAGTTTTTTACATAAATAAAATCTGCACCGGCTAAAGCTTCGTCCTGGTTATGGGTGATGTTTGCACCTTTTGTAAAATCGGCACAAAGCTCATAACCTTTGGGCTGGGCTATCGTGAAGTCCACATCGGCCTTACACATCCATTCGGCAAAAGAGTTGGGTACAGCCTGTGGCAAGGGCTTTATATGAGGCGCCCAGGTTAGTACAACCTTTGGGCGCGCTTTGGTTTTTAACTCTTCAATAGTAATCAAATCTGCCAAACTCTGCAAAGGGTGACGTGTAGCCGATTCCAAACTAACCACCGGTACTTTGCAAAACTCAACAAACTTGTTAAAAATCATTTCGCTATAATCTTCTTCGCGGTTGCGCAAGCCGGGGAATGAACGTACGCCAATAATATCGGCATACTGACCCATAACGCCTGCTGCCTCGCGGATGTGTTCTACAGTGCTTCCATCCATAATTACGTCATCACGAAGCTCCAAAGCCCATCCTTCTTTATCAATATTGAGCACCATCACATTCATACCCAGGTTAAGCGCAGCCTTTTGCGTACTCATGCGGGTGCGCAGGCTTGGATTTAAAAATACTAAGGCAAGTGTTTTATTTTTGCCCAGTTCCTGGTGCGCGTAAGGGTTTTGTTTAAGCTCCAATGCTTGTTTTACAAGAGCATTGATATCGGCAACATCATTTACAGAAGAAAATAGTTTCATTGGCCCGGATATTTAATAGCGAATTATTGGTTTAAAACATTTACAAAAGCCTCCAGGAACCTGTCGGCGTGTGCTTTGGTTAAATTAAGTGCAGGTAAAAGCCTCACTACATTTGGTTTGGCTTCGCCGGTAAAAATGCGGTGCGTAAACAGAAGCTCTTTCCGCACGTTTGCCAACTCTTCTGGCAGTTCAATACCAATCATCAAGCCCCGTCCGCGCACTTCTTTAACCTGCTCCAGTTTGTTTAATTCTTTTATCAGATACTCGCCAATAGTGGCTGCATTCTGCATCAGGTTATCCTGTTCCATTACTTCCAGCACGGCTAAACCGGCGGCACAAGCCAAGTGGTTGCCGCCAAATGTAGTCCCCAGCATACCATAAGCAGGTTGTATTTTTGGCGAAATAATAATGCCGCCAACCGGGAAACCATTACCCATACCTTTGGCCATACTGTAAATGTCGGCATTAACTCCGGCAAAATCCTGCGAGAAAAATTTACCGGTACGCCCGTAACCGCACTGTACCGAATCGGCGATGAATACTGCATTATGCTCATCGCAAAGCGAACGGATTTTTTGCAGGAAGCTTTCTGCGGCAACCTGGATGCCGCCAACACCTTGTATGCCTTCAATAATTACTGATGAAATGGCACCGCTATGGTCTTTAAAGGTTTGCTCCAGCGCTGCTTCATCATTCCATGGCAAAAATATAATGTTATCGGTTTCATTAACCGGGGCAACAATTTTAGGGTTATCTGTAGCGGCAACAGCCAGTGAAGTACGTCCGTGAAATGCTTTGCGGAAAGCAATTACCTTTTTTTTGCCGTTATAAAATGAGGCCAGCTTTAAAGCATTCTCATTAGCTTCGGCACCAGAGTTGCACATAAACAACTGGTAGTCATCTTTGCCAGATACTTTACCTAATTTGGCAGCCAGCTCTTTTTGAATAGGTATCTCGATTGAATTGGAGTAAAAACCCAGTTGATGCAACTGATCTTCTATCCGTTTTACATAATGCGGATGGGTATGGCCAATGGAAATTACGGCATGACCACCATACATATCAAGGTACTCGTTGTCGTGATTGTCATAAACCAGGCTGCCCTGGCCTCTAACTATATTTATTGGATTGACTGGGTATACGTCGAATAATTTCATTTTTAGATTAAACTTAAGAGATAAAATACTTAATTAATATTCCCTTCTAAAGGGTGTGATGATTAAAACGCTGCTGCCTTTAAGCGCAGCCCGGCTCGTTCATCCAGGCCAAATAGCAGGTTCATGTTCTGAACTGCCTGGCCTGAGGCTCCTTTAAGTAGATTATCTAATATGCTTATGATTAATAATTTGCCTTCGTGTTTTGTAACCTGTAGAAAGCATTTATTGGTATTCACAATTTGTTTCAGGTCGATATTACGATCGGTTACATGTGTAAACGGATCGCCGGCGTAATACTCCTGGTAAAGTTTCAGTGCTGCTTCTGCGCTCAGCGTACTATCAGTATATACCGAAGCTATGATGCCCCGGGTAAAATCGCCGCGGTAAGGGATGAAATTTATTGGCTGATTAAAACCGTTTTGTAACTGTTTTAATGATTGCCCGATTTCGTTTAAGTGTTGGTGATTAAATGCCTTATAAACAGATAGGTTATCGTTTCTCCACGTAAAGTGAGAAGTAGGTGATAAACTTTGTCCGGCACCGGTTGATCCGGTTGTAGCCGCAACATGTACTTCGTTATTCAGTAAGCCTTTTGACGCAAGCGGCAATAAGCTTAATTGCAAACAG
This window contains:
- the argC gene encoding N-acetyl-gamma-glutamyl-phosphate reductase — its product is MTESTSNKVRAGIIGGAGYTGGEMLRILINHPNVEIAFVHSNSNTGNHVYEVHTDLFGDTNLRFTGELSFAIDVLFLCVGHGDAKKFLEANPIPDHIKIIDLSQDFRLSQNSTFKTKTFVYGLPELNREAIKGASNVANPGCFATCLQLSLLPLASKGLLNNEVHVAATTGSTGAGQSLSPTSHFTWRNDNLSVYKAFNHQHLNEIGQSLKQLQNGFNQPINFIPYRGDFTRGIIASVYTDSTLSAEAALKLYQEYYAGDPFTHVTDRNIDLKQIVNTNKCFLQVTKHEGKLLIISILDNLLKGASGQAVQNMNLLFGLDERAGLRLKAAAF